Proteins from one Juglans microcarpa x Juglans regia isolate MS1-56 chromosome 1S, Jm3101_v1.0, whole genome shotgun sequence genomic window:
- the LOC121246879 gene encoding protein CMS1, translating to MGSLTAENHSNSKNPKIKQKRLGPKRAKTKLKSKKKKRDKNEAELIQNIQSSHENNEEAYPASAAKRQLCFFLDQFQSANGVQLSSLELESIKDTSIVELSQDATQDVQNLGKHMKAAFGLSWKEALCGKQEGKVDPGCPALLIVSSSALRSIELLRGFRSLTKDCHAVKLFSKHMKVEEQVSLLKNRVNIACGTPSRIKKLIDIEALSLSRLAVIMLDLHPDVKGYSLFTLPQVRDEFWDLYKCYFHPRLLQGNLRICLYGPLQSVTELKGRKRGSF from the exons ATGGGGAGCCTGACGGCTGAGAACCATTCAAACtctaaaaaccctaaaatcaAGCAAAAACGTCTTGGCCCGAAGAGAGCCAAGACCAAGCTCAAgtccaagaagaagaagagggacaAGAACGAGGCTGAgcttatacaaaatatacaaagCAGCCATGAAAACAACGAAGAGGCCTACCCCGCCTCAGCTGCAAAGCGGCAGCTTTGTTTCTTCCTCGATCAGTTTCAGTCTGCGAATGGGGTGCAACTTTCTTCTCTCGAGTTGGAATCCATCAAAG ATACGTCCATTGTGGAGCTATCTCAAGATGCGACCCAAGATGTTCAGAACTTGGGGAAACATATGAAGGCAGCGTTCGGGTTATCGTGGAAAGAAGCGCTTTGTGGAAAACAGGAAGGGAAAGTTGATCCTGGCTGTCCGGCACTTCTCATCGTTAGTTCATCTGCGTTGAGATCGATAGAACTCCTAAG GGGCTTTCGGTCCTTGACTAAAGATTGCCATGCCGTAAAGCTGTTCTCGAAGCACATGAAGGTTGAGGAACAG GTATCATTGTTAAAGAATCGTGTTAATATTGCTTGTGGTACACCGAGCAG AATAAAGAAGCTAATTGACATTGAGGCGCTGAGCCTCTCACGGTTAGCAGTGATTATGCTCGATTTACATCCAGATGTTAAGGGCTATTCCCTTTTTACACTTCCACAAGTCag GGATGAATTCTGGGACTTGTACAAGTGCTATTTTCACCCACGACTGCTCCAAGGTAATCTGCGTATTTGTCTTTATGGTCCATTACAAAGTGTGACCGAACTTAAGGGGAGGAAAAGAGGGAGTTTCTGA
- the LOC121246878 gene encoding 50S ribosomal protein L7/L12-like, which translates to MRGMTEHGGLRELRWSCWWLREARGGGWSCGWRRTARWHCRTRMGETHFGKERERVVMLNRARREVKGLGGARRWGWRLTTAAVATANRQENPFWVSCVGAMRVGFQMGLNKYGPARSGIASADEAKFAEKMAFDIKLEKFDAASKIKIIKEVRTFTDLGLKKAKELVEKAPVVLKKGLTKEEADSIVAKFKDLGATVVL; encoded by the exons ATGAGAGGCATGACTGAGCATGGAGGGCTAAGGGAGTTGCGGTGGAGCTGTTGGTGGCTGAGGGAGGCTCGAGGTGGTGGCTGGagctgtgggtggcggcgtacggCTCGGTGGCACTGCAGAACCCgtatgggtgaaacccatttcgggaaagagagggagagggttgTCATGCTTAACAGGGCTAGGAGGGAGGTCAAGGGGCTTGGTGGTGCTCGACGGTGGGGCTGGAGGTTGACAACGGCGGCGGTAGCAACAGCAAACCGTCAGGAGAACCCATTTTGGGTTTCGTGTGTGGGAGCTATGCGTGTGGGCTTCCAGATGGGCCTCAACAAGTACGGTC CCGCCAGATCCGGTATAGCGTCTGCCGATGAGGCCAAATTTGCCGAGAAGATGGCGTTCGATATCAAGCTCGAGAAGTTTGACGCGGCGTCCAAGATTAAGATAATAAAGGAGGTGAGGACGTTCACGGATTTGGGTCTGAAGAAGGCCAAGGAGTTGGTGGAGAAAGCGCCCGTGGTGTTGAAGAAGGGACTCACCAAAGAGGAGGCCGATTCCATTGTTGCTAAGTTCAAGGACTTGGGTGCTACTGTGGTATTGTaa